In a single window of the Saccharothrix australiensis genome:
- a CDS encoding cytochrome P450, producing the protein MSSTVRTAALLFLGRAVVRTQALLGDPAARLFGTTPTRDPYPTYESVRSSGALVKSRMGLYLTASHELCDAVLRDPAYGVVPAGDLSPIDSSGYVDGRRLVNPVEESFLVRNPPDHTRLRRLVAPWFTPRGLRAQAATVERVVAEYLDEVGDRPTFDLVGDFAARVPVRVIAELLGVPGADQAAFARWGKALVNALDGVRDLRELRALHEGLREFEAFLDDLVAHRRARPGDDIVSALVAHDDLTREDLVATTELLLVAGFETTVNLIGNAALAVLAHPEVRARLLDDPACAEAVVEETLRLDPPVQYTVRMPFEATHLAGARVPRRTPVVLLLAGANRDPAVFTDPHRFDPDRPDVRAHLAFSSGIHYCLGAGLARMEAAAALRGLFGRYPNLRAAGRIRRRPSRLIRGAAHFPVTTGAPQRRPMAPATT; encoded by the coding sequence ATGTCGTCCACCGTGAGAACCGCCGCGCTGCTGTTCCTGGGCCGCGCCGTCGTCCGCACCCAAGCCCTGCTCGGAGACCCCGCCGCGCGGTTGTTCGGGACCACTCCCACGCGCGACCCCTACCCGACGTACGAATCCGTGCGGTCGAGCGGAGCGCTCGTGAAGAGCCGGATGGGCCTGTACCTCACCGCCTCGCACGAGCTGTGCGACGCGGTGCTGCGCGACCCGGCGTACGGGGTGGTGCCGGCGGGCGACCTGTCGCCGATCGACTCCTCCGGGTACGTCGACGGGCGGCGGCTGGTGAACCCCGTCGAGGAGTCGTTCCTGGTGCGCAACCCGCCCGACCACACGCGGCTGCGGCGGCTGGTCGCGCCCTGGTTCACGCCGCGCGGGCTGCGGGCGCAGGCGGCCACCGTCGAGCGGGTCGTGGCGGAGTACCTGGACGAGGTCGGCGACCGGCCGACGTTCGACCTGGTCGGCGACTTCGCGGCGCGCGTGCCGGTCCGGGTGATCGCCGAGCTGCTCGGCGTGCCGGGCGCGGACCAGGCCGCGTTCGCCCGGTGGGGCAAGGCGCTGGTCAACGCGCTGGACGGCGTGCGCGACCTGCGGGAGCTGCGTGCGCTGCACGAGGGCCTGCGCGAGTTCGAGGCGTTCCTGGACGACCTGGTCGCGCACCGCCGCGCGCGGCCCGGCGACGACATCGTCAGCGCCCTGGTCGCGCACGACGACCTCACCCGCGAGGACCTGGTCGCGACCACCGAGCTGCTGCTGGTGGCCGGGTTCGAGACGACGGTCAACCTGATCGGCAACGCGGCCCTCGCGGTCCTCGCGCACCCCGAGGTGCGGGCACGCCTGCTGGACGACCCCGCCTGCGCGGAGGCGGTGGTCGAGGAGACGCTGCGCCTGGACCCGCCCGTGCAGTACACGGTGCGGATGCCGTTCGAGGCGACGCACCTCGCCGGTGCGCGGGTGCCCAGGCGCACGCCGGTCGTGCTGCTGCTGGCCGGCGCCAACCGCGACCCGGCGGTGTTCACCGACCCCCACCGCTTCGACCCGGACCGGCCGGACGTCCGCGCGCACCTGGCGTTCTCGTCGGGCATCCACTACTGCCTGGGCGCGGGCCTGGCCCGGATGGAGGCCGCGGCGGCGCTGCGCGGACTCTTCGGTCGCTACCCGAACCTACGAGCGGCAGGCCGCATACGCCGCCGCCCGTCCCGCCTGATCCGAGGCGCGGCCCACTTCCCGGTAACCACAGGCGCACCCCAACGCCGCCCAATGGCACCAGCCACCACCTGA
- a CDS encoding acyl-CoA dehydrogenase produces MSDALRDLLDGRWATLRREAVELLAKLEPTPADLDREQYRAWVLEQLHVLAAGGHSLVAFPAEHGGRDDVGGSVVAFEVLGFGDLSLMVKAGVQWGLFGGAVQALGTRAHHDELLPAIMGLELPGCFAMTESGHGSDVQRLRTTATYDPATQEFVVHTPDRSARKDYIGNAARDGRLAVVFAQLVTGGGAHGVHALLVPIRDASGAPMPGVSIEDCGRKAGLNGVDNGRLAFDHVRVPRAALLDRYGAVSPEGVYTSPVEGDGRRFFTMLGTLVRGRISVAGGAGSATKRALTIAVRYGLARRQFTRPDSGEEVVVLDYLAHQRRLLPALATTYALHFAQEELVSALHDVADDRGQRELESRAAGLKAVATWHATATIQTCREACGGAGYLAENLLADLKADTDVFTTFEGDNTVLLQLVAKGLLTSYRDHVGDLDPWGLARFAADQFVGVVIERTAARAIVDRLVKGGSDALLDRGWQLRQFEDRERHVVEGLARRLRRATADDAFDVFNAAQDHLLHAARVHVDRVVLEAFVAAVDRCRDEATAALLGRVCDLYALSTIEADRAWFLEHGRLTPARAKAVTQAVNGLCGALRPHARRLVDAFGVPESRLTAPILG; encoded by the coding sequence ATGTCCGACGCACTGCGCGATCTGCTGGACGGCCGCTGGGCGACGCTGCGCCGCGAGGCGGTCGAGCTGCTGGCCAAGCTGGAGCCGACGCCCGCCGACCTGGACCGCGAGCAGTACCGGGCGTGGGTGCTGGAGCAGCTGCACGTCCTGGCCGCGGGCGGGCACTCGCTGGTCGCGTTCCCCGCCGAGCACGGCGGGCGGGACGACGTCGGCGGGTCCGTCGTGGCGTTCGAGGTGCTCGGGTTCGGCGACCTGTCGCTGATGGTCAAGGCGGGCGTGCAGTGGGGGCTGTTCGGCGGCGCGGTGCAGGCGCTCGGCACGCGGGCGCACCACGACGAGCTCCTGCCGGCGATCATGGGCCTGGAGCTGCCCGGCTGCTTCGCCATGACGGAGTCCGGGCACGGCTCGGACGTGCAGCGCCTGCGCACCACCGCCACCTACGACCCGGCGACGCAGGAGTTCGTCGTGCACACGCCGGACCGGTCGGCGCGCAAGGACTACATCGGCAACGCCGCGCGGGACGGTCGGCTGGCCGTGGTGTTCGCGCAGCTGGTGACGGGTGGCGGTGCGCACGGCGTGCACGCGCTGCTGGTGCCGATCCGGGACGCGTCCGGCGCACCGATGCCCGGCGTGTCCATCGAGGACTGCGGGCGTAAGGCCGGGCTGAACGGCGTCGACAACGGGCGCCTGGCGTTCGACCACGTGCGGGTGCCGCGGGCCGCCCTGCTGGACCGGTACGGCGCGGTGTCCCCCGAGGGCGTCTACACCAGCCCGGTCGAGGGCGACGGGCGGCGGTTCTTCACCATGCTGGGCACCCTGGTCCGCGGGCGGATCAGCGTCGCGGGCGGCGCGGGGAGCGCGACGAAGAGGGCGTTGACGATCGCCGTGCGGTACGGCCTGGCGCGGCGGCAGTTCACCCGACCGGACAGCGGCGAGGAGGTCGTCGTGCTCGACTACCTCGCCCACCAGCGGCGGCTGCTGCCCGCGCTGGCCACCACCTACGCGCTGCACTTCGCGCAGGAGGAGCTGGTGTCGGCGCTGCACGACGTGGCCGACGACCGCGGGCAGCGCGAGCTGGAGTCGCGCGCGGCGGGGTTGAAGGCGGTGGCGACCTGGCACGCCACGGCGACCATCCAGACGTGCCGGGAGGCGTGCGGCGGCGCGGGCTACCTGGCGGAGAACCTGCTCGCGGACCTGAAGGCGGACACCGACGTGTTCACCACGTTCGAGGGCGACAACACGGTGCTGCTGCAACTGGTCGCGAAGGGCCTGCTGACCAGCTACCGCGACCACGTCGGCGACCTGGACCCGTGGGGCCTGGCGCGGTTCGCGGCCGACCAGTTCGTGGGCGTGGTCATCGAGCGCACGGCGGCGCGGGCGATCGTGGACCGGCTGGTGAAGGGCGGTTCGGACGCCCTGCTCGACCGGGGCTGGCAGTTGCGGCAGTTCGAGGACCGCGAGCGGCACGTGGTCGAGGGGCTGGCGCGGCGGTTGCGGCGGGCCACGGCGGACGACGCGTTCGACGTGTTCAACGCCGCGCAGGACCACCTGCTGCACGCCGCGCGGGTGCACGTGGACCGGGTGGTGCTGGAGGCGTTCGTCGCGGCGGTGGACCGGTGCCGCGACGAGGCGACGGCGGCGCTGCTGGGCCGCGTGTGCGACCTGTACGCGTTGAGCACCATCGAGGCGGACCGCGCGTGGTTCCTCGAACACGGCAGGCTCACCCCGGCGCGGGCCAAGGCGGTGACGCAGGCGGTGAACGGGTTGTGCGGCGCGCTGCGGCCCCACGCGCGGCGGTTGGTGGACGCGTTCGGCGTCCCCGAGAGCAGGCTGACGGCGCCCATTTTGGGCTGA
- a CDS encoding peptide MFS transporter, with the protein MSATSAVSAPQKGFFGHPRGLSTLFFAELWERFSYYGMKAILAYYLYRSTAEGALGLDKSFALSLVAIYGASVYMSGVAGGWLADRVLGGQRSVFYGGVLIMFGHIALALPIGVAGVYTGLILIVLGTGLLKPNISTVVGGLYAPDDARRDSGFTIFYMGINLGGFLAPLVCGTLGEKVDWHLGFGAAAVGMALGLVAYRFGRRNLGTSAAEPPNPLPAEERLGVLTRILGVSLGLVAVVAVLVVTGVLGAEGVINLISIASVVLPIGYFVVMMRSPKTTKVERSRLTAYIPLFIAAAMFWLLFEQSATVIAAFADTRLDRHFLGLDIPPSFIQSINPVMIIVFAPLFALLWVKLGKRQPATPRKFGFSLLLVGLSYVLMMIASQGDPAVRASFLWIIAMYAVMTSGELMLSPVGLSVTTKLAPRAFASQTMGLWFLASAAGQGVGAFVVRFYSDENAVAYFGVLGGVSILLGVLLVLGTNSIRKLMHGVD; encoded by the coding sequence GTGAGCGCCACGAGCGCGGTTTCCGCCCCGCAGAAGGGCTTCTTCGGGCACCCCCGAGGACTGTCCACGCTCTTCTTCGCCGAACTGTGGGAGCGCTTCTCCTACTACGGCATGAAGGCCATCCTCGCCTACTACCTCTACCGCTCCACGGCGGAAGGCGCACTGGGCCTGGACAAGAGCTTCGCCCTCAGCCTCGTCGCCATCTACGGCGCGTCGGTGTACATGTCCGGTGTCGCGGGCGGCTGGCTGGCCGACCGCGTCCTCGGCGGTCAGCGGTCCGTCTTCTACGGCGGCGTGCTGATCATGTTCGGCCACATCGCGCTCGCGCTGCCGATCGGCGTCGCCGGGGTCTACACCGGCCTGATCCTGATCGTGCTCGGCACGGGCCTGCTCAAGCCGAACATCTCCACCGTCGTCGGCGGCCTCTACGCGCCGGACGACGCGCGCCGGGACTCCGGCTTCACGATCTTCTACATGGGCATCAACCTCGGCGGCTTCCTCGCGCCGCTGGTCTGCGGCACCCTCGGGGAGAAGGTCGACTGGCACCTCGGGTTCGGCGCGGCGGCCGTGGGCATGGCGCTGGGCCTGGTCGCCTACCGGTTCGGGCGGCGCAACCTGGGGACGTCGGCCGCCGAGCCGCCGAACCCGCTGCCCGCCGAGGAGCGCCTCGGCGTGCTGACCCGCATCCTCGGCGTGTCGCTCGGCCTGGTCGCCGTCGTGGCGGTCCTCGTCGTCACCGGCGTGCTCGGCGCGGAAGGCGTCATCAACCTGATCAGCATCGCGTCCGTGGTGCTGCCCATCGGGTACTTCGTGGTGATGATGCGCAGCCCGAAGACCACGAAGGTGGAGCGGTCGCGGCTGACCGCCTACATCCCGCTGTTCATCGCCGCCGCCATGTTCTGGCTGCTGTTCGAGCAGAGCGCGACCGTGATCGCGGCGTTCGCCGACACCCGGCTGGACCGGCACTTCCTCGGCCTGGACATCCCGCCGTCGTTCATCCAGTCCATCAACCCGGTCATGATCATCGTGTTCGCGCCGCTGTTCGCCCTGCTGTGGGTGAAGCTCGGCAAGCGCCAGCCCGCGACGCCGCGCAAGTTCGGCTTCTCGCTGCTGCTGGTCGGCCTGTCGTACGTGCTGATGATGATCGCGAGCCAGGGCGACCCGGCGGTGCGCGCGAGCTTCCTGTGGATCATCGCCATGTACGCGGTGATGACCTCCGGTGAGCTGATGCTGTCGCCGGTGGGCCTGTCGGTGACCACCAAGCTCGCACCGCGCGCGTTCGCGTCGCAGACGATGGGCCTGTGGTTCCTCGCCTCCGCCGCCGGTCAGGGCGTGGGCGCGTTCGTGGTCCGCTTCTACAGCGACGAGAACGCCGTGGCGTACTTCGGCGTGCTGGGCGGGGTGTCGATCCTGCTCGGCGTGCTGCTCGTGCTCGGCACGAACAGCATCCGGAAGCTGATGCACGGGGTGGACTGA
- a CDS encoding TetR/AcrR family transcriptional regulator, with amino-acid sequence MPRVSQDHLDARRRQILDGARACFARYGYEGATVRRLEEATGLSRGAIFHHFRDKESLFLALAEDDALRMAEVVAEQGLVQVMRDLLAAPEPDAEHPADWLGTRLEVSRRLRTDHEFRGRWAERSRQLTDATRQRLVRQRDAGKLRDDVDIDVLTSFLELVLEGLVSHLAMGLPADDLEPVLDLVEESVRRHRRSG; translated from the coding sequence GTGCCCAGGGTGAGCCAGGACCACCTCGACGCCCGCCGCCGCCAGATCCTGGACGGCGCGCGTGCGTGTTTCGCGCGCTACGGCTACGAGGGAGCCACCGTGCGCCGCCTGGAAGAGGCTACCGGCCTGTCCAGGGGTGCGATCTTCCACCACTTCCGCGACAAGGAGTCGCTGTTCCTCGCGCTCGCGGAGGACGACGCGCTCCGGATGGCGGAGGTCGTGGCCGAGCAGGGCCTCGTGCAGGTCATGCGCGACCTGCTGGCCGCGCCCGAGCCCGACGCCGAGCACCCGGCCGACTGGCTGGGCACGCGGCTGGAGGTGTCCCGCAGGCTGCGCACCGACCACGAGTTCCGCGGCCGGTGGGCGGAGCGGTCGCGGCAGCTCACCGACGCCACGCGGCAGCGGCTCGTGCGGCAGCGCGACGCCGGGAAGCTGCGCGACGACGTGGACATCGACGTGCTGACGTCGTTCCTGGAGCTGGTGCTGGAGGGGCTGGTGTCGCACCTGGCGATGGGCCTGCCCGCCGACGATCTCGAACCCGTCCTCGACCTGGTGGAGGAGTCGGTCCGCCGGCACCGCCGGTCGGGCTGA
- a CDS encoding acyl-CoA thioesterase — protein MADPRPAHVHRVRVRPVDCDRQGVVHASRYPVFFEAAMVETLRSLLGSYRELEKHGIDFVMAETSIRYLSPARFDDLLRITVRVRTLGTTTLTVGFDADVDRTAVATGWNRYVSFGTPELRSTPIPEDFRRLFQPRRPVKR, from the coding sequence ATGGCTGACCCGCGACCTGCCCACGTGCACCGGGTGCGGGTGCGCCCGGTCGACTGCGACCGCCAGGGGGTCGTGCACGCCTCCCGCTACCCGGTGTTCTTCGAGGCGGCGATGGTCGAGACGCTGCGCTCGCTGCTCGGCTCGTACCGGGAGCTGGAGAAGCACGGCATCGACTTCGTGATGGCCGAGACGTCGATCCGGTACCTGAGCCCGGCGCGGTTCGACGACCTGCTGCGGATCACCGTGCGGGTGCGCACGCTCGGCACCACGACGCTGACCGTGGGCTTCGACGCGGACGTGGACCGCACCGCCGTGGCCACCGGCTGGAACCGCTACGTGTCGTTCGGGACGCCGGAACTGCGCAGCACGCCCATCCCGGAGGACTTCCGCCGCCTGTTCCAGCCCCGCCGCCCGGTCAAGCGCTAG
- a CDS encoding amino acid permease: MKEQRAMEPDADGYTKALSKRQVQMIAIGGAIGVGLFLGAGGRLAQAGPALVFAYAACGIAAFFVMRALGELVLHRPTAGSFVEYAREFIGPWAGFTSGWMYWVNWAMTGIAEITAVAIYVHRWLPDLPQWVTALIALAALVAINLLSVKLFGELEFWFSVVKVTAIVVFLFTGAALVIGNADVGGHEAGVHNLFGNGGMFPAGVGVALMTLQAVIFAYSAIELVGIAAGETANPREVLPKAINGVVYRIGVFYVGSVLLLAMLLPWNLYSGAESPFVTVFSALGIAGVGDVMNAVVLTAALSSCNSGLYSTGRILRSLAQKGEAPAFTGRMNARHVPYGGILFTSVAYLAGVVLNYIVPKEAFDIAIAIASLGVVATWATLIICQLRLRKAALRGELTRPTYRMPGAPYTGYATLGFLALVIVLMAFAGTAERIAFWSIPVLAVVLFLGWRAVQARRSKAGRVVVGD; encoded by the coding sequence ATGAAAGAGCAGAGGGCGATGGAGCCGGACGCCGACGGGTACACCAAAGCGCTGAGCAAGCGCCAGGTGCAGATGATCGCGATCGGCGGCGCCATCGGCGTCGGCCTGTTCCTGGGCGCGGGCGGCAGGCTCGCCCAGGCCGGCCCGGCACTCGTCTTCGCCTACGCGGCCTGCGGCATCGCGGCGTTCTTCGTGATGCGCGCGCTGGGCGAACTGGTGCTGCACCGACCGACCGCGGGCAGCTTCGTCGAGTACGCGCGCGAGTTCATCGGGCCCTGGGCCGGCTTCACCTCCGGCTGGATGTACTGGGTGAACTGGGCGATGACCGGCATCGCCGAGATCACCGCCGTGGCCATCTACGTCCACCGCTGGCTGCCCGACCTGCCGCAGTGGGTGACGGCGCTGATCGCGCTGGCCGCGCTGGTCGCCATCAACCTGCTCTCGGTCAAGCTGTTCGGCGAGCTGGAGTTCTGGTTCTCCGTCGTCAAGGTCACCGCGATCGTCGTGTTCCTGTTCACCGGCGCGGCCCTGGTGATCGGCAACGCCGACGTCGGCGGCCACGAGGCGGGCGTGCACAACCTGTTCGGCAACGGCGGCATGTTCCCCGCCGGGGTGGGCGTCGCGCTCATGACGCTCCAGGCGGTCATCTTCGCCTACTCGGCGATCGAACTGGTCGGCATCGCGGCCGGCGAGACCGCCAACCCGCGCGAAGTGCTGCCCAAGGCCATCAACGGCGTGGTCTACCGCATCGGCGTCTTCTACGTCGGCTCCGTGCTGCTGCTCGCCATGCTGCTGCCGTGGAACCTCTACAGCGGCGCGGAGAGCCCGTTCGTCACCGTCTTCTCCGCGCTCGGCATCGCCGGCGTGGGCGACGTGATGAACGCCGTCGTGCTGACCGCGGCCCTGTCGTCGTGCAACTCGGGCCTGTACTCCACCGGCCGCATCCTGCGGTCGCTGGCGCAGAAGGGCGAGGCGCCCGCGTTCACGGGGAGGATGAACGCCCGGCACGTGCCCTACGGCGGCATCCTGTTCACCTCCGTCGCCTACCTGGCCGGTGTGGTGCTCAACTACATCGTGCCCAAGGAGGCGTTCGACATCGCCATCGCGATCGCCTCGCTCGGCGTGGTCGCGACCTGGGCCACCCTCATCATCTGCCAGCTCCGGCTGCGGAAGGCCGCGCTGCGCGGCGAGCTGACCAGGCCGACCTACCGGATGCCCGGCGCGCCCTACACCGGCTACGCGACCCTCGGCTTCCTCGCGCTGGTCATCGTGCTGATGGCCTTCGCGGGCACCGCCGAGCGCATCGCGTTCTGGTCCATCCCCGTGCTCGCCGTCGTGCTGTTCCTCGGCTGGCGCGCCGTCCAGGCCCGCCGGTCGAAGGCGGGACGGGTGGTGGTCGGCGACTGA
- a CDS encoding DUF5753 domain-containing protein translates to MKDIRLGRLSQVDGVRRGIDLIDLVRLAHYDHVDPEGPDALRAAERRATEIVSYDTLTVPALLQTPGYARVLGTDLDRREVLRRHVPPACEFFVHETALHAWSDDPEVFRGQLRELAEHGGVRLVPFTAGNRPEFRHSFTLLGFAVGGPAVHTESLSERVDVVARYQDAVAVLRRCALTAEDSRAAFAGRAEYVR, encoded by the coding sequence GTGAAGGACATCCGGCTGGGGCGGCTCTCGCAGGTGGACGGCGTGCGGCGGGGCATCGACCTGATCGACCTGGTCCGGCTCGCGCACTACGACCACGTCGACCCGGAGGGCCCGGACGCGCTGCGCGCCGCCGAGCGGCGGGCGACGGAGATCGTGTCGTACGACACGCTGACCGTCCCGGCGCTGCTCCAGACGCCCGGGTACGCGCGCGTGCTGGGCACGGACCTGGACCGGCGGGAGGTCCTGCGCCGCCACGTGCCGCCCGCGTGCGAGTTCTTCGTGCACGAGACGGCGCTGCACGCGTGGTCGGACGACCCGGAGGTGTTCCGCGGGCAGCTGCGCGAGCTGGCGGAGCACGGCGGCGTGCGGCTGGTGCCGTTCACGGCGGGCAACCGGCCCGAGTTCCGCCACTCGTTCACCCTGCTCGGGTTCGCCGTCGGCGGGCCGGCCGTGCACACCGAGTCGCTGTCCGAGCGGGTCGACGTGGTGGCCCGCTACCAGGACGCGGTGGCCGTGCTGCGCCGGTGCGCGCTCACGGCGGAGGACTCCCGCGCCGCCTTCGCCGGCCGCGCGGAGTACGTGCGGTAA
- the pdxT gene encoding pyridoxal 5'-phosphate synthase glutaminase subunit PdxT codes for MSVVGVLALQGDVHEHLVALAEADVLARPIRRPEELAEVDGVVLPGGESTAISRLLATFDLLEPLRARIKEGMPAYGSCAGMILLADEVLDGRADQHQLGGLDIVVRRNAFGRQVDSFEADVDLTGVGEVHAVFIRAPWVEKAGDGVEVLARVPDSAEAGDAAGRIVAVRQGHVLATSFHPELTGDGRVHRLFVDMVRAAG; via the coding sequence GTGTCCGTCGTCGGTGTCCTCGCCCTCCAGGGCGATGTCCACGAACACCTCGTCGCCCTGGCCGAGGCCGATGTCCTGGCCCGCCCCATCCGCCGGCCCGAGGAGCTGGCCGAGGTCGACGGGGTCGTGCTGCCCGGCGGGGAGTCGACGGCCATCAGCCGGCTGCTGGCCACGTTCGACCTGCTGGAGCCGTTGCGCGCGCGGATCAAGGAGGGGATGCCCGCCTACGGCTCGTGCGCCGGCATGATCCTCCTCGCCGACGAGGTGCTCGACGGCCGGGCCGACCAGCACCAGCTGGGCGGGCTGGACATCGTGGTGCGCCGCAACGCCTTCGGGAGGCAGGTCGACTCGTTCGAGGCGGATGTGGACTTGACCGGGGTGGGCGAGGTCCACGCGGTGTTCATCCGCGCCCCGTGGGTGGAGAAGGCGGGCGACGGCGTGGAGGTACTCGCCCGAGTCCCGGATTCCGCCGAGGCGGGCGACGCCGCCGGTAGGATCGTCGCGGTTCGGCAGGGACACGTGCTCGCCACCTCGTTCCACCCGGAACTGACCGGCGACGGGCGCGTGCACCGCCTTTTCGTGGACATGGTCCGTGCCGCGGGCTGA
- a CDS encoding DUF4262 domain-containing protein: MAVVSSPALNPRETQLRDWLFDQAERYGHAVVTVPEDAEGAQYAFSVGAWRRFGVAEAVVIGLPPEMAEVLIRAYVSRASQGERFVPGKLYHDFFDGVPVTFERVFKGFYPEFLGSAFLLYGKGDFAAVQIILPTADGHWPWQPGAPEGFADWQLVLTESGGPESWVPGHNGP, encoded by the coding sequence ATGGCGGTCGTGTCGAGTCCCGCTCTGAACCCCCGCGAAACGCAACTCCGAGACTGGCTGTTCGACCAGGCCGAGCGCTACGGCCACGCCGTCGTCACCGTCCCGGAGGACGCGGAAGGCGCGCAGTACGCCTTCTCCGTGGGCGCCTGGCGCAGGTTCGGCGTCGCGGAAGCCGTCGTCATCGGCCTGCCGCCCGAGATGGCGGAGGTGCTCATCCGGGCCTACGTGTCCAGGGCGAGCCAGGGCGAGCGGTTCGTGCCCGGCAAGCTCTACCACGACTTCTTCGACGGCGTGCCGGTCACCTTCGAACGGGTCTTCAAGGGCTTCTACCCGGAGTTCCTCGGCAGCGCCTTCCTCCTCTACGGGAAGGGCGACTTCGCGGCCGTCCAGATCATCCTGCCCACGGCCGACGGCCACTGGCCGTGGCAGCCGGGCGCGCCCGAGGGGTTCGCGGACTGGCAGCTGGTGCTGACCGAGAGCGGCGGGCCGGAGAGCTGGGTGCCCGGTCACAACGGCCCCTGA
- a CDS encoding TIGR03086 family metal-binding protein, which yields MTEFDSRVRRVRPDQWQLGTPCQGWSVRDLVNHLVYEQLWAPELLAGCTVEQVGDRFEGDQLGGDPLHAWVLAAAAAREAWISPKALQRPVHLSSGRSTAVEYGWQMTLDLGVHAWDLARAIGDSEQLDPALARTLLEYATEHAEEFRGSGLFGAPVPVPEDAPAQDRLVALLGRKP from the coding sequence ATGACGGAGTTCGACTCGCGGGTGCGCCGGGTGCGCCCCGACCAGTGGCAACTGGGCACGCCGTGCCAGGGGTGGTCGGTCCGAGACCTGGTCAACCACCTGGTCTACGAGCAGCTGTGGGCGCCCGAACTGCTGGCCGGCTGCACCGTCGAGCAGGTCGGCGACCGGTTCGAGGGCGACCAGCTCGGCGGCGACCCGCTGCACGCCTGGGTGCTGGCCGCCGCGGCGGCGCGGGAGGCGTGGATCTCGCCCAAGGCGCTCCAGCGGCCCGTGCACCTGAGTTCGGGCAGGTCGACCGCGGTCGAGTACGGCTGGCAGATGACGCTGGACCTCGGGGTGCACGCCTGGGACCTGGCCCGCGCGATCGGCGACTCGGAGCAGCTCGACCCCGCACTGGCCCGGACGCTGCTGGAGTACGCGACCGAGCACGCGGAGGAGTTCCGGGGCAGCGGGCTGTTCGGAGCGCCCGTGCCGGTGCCGGAGGACGCGCCGGCGCAGGACCGGCTGGTCGCCCTGCTGGGCCGCAAACCCTGA
- a CDS encoding DUF6292 family protein — protein MDELTVGLAGYVRAVAEQVGVPPEGTEYEVSDTATAYLALAEGRGRDLMLLWSEKHGWSVAVETAPAESPVVLAHLDGPLVPPPRAVARFVADVLAGKRDDARPTVDRDRQALTARLRPYAFDPF, from the coding sequence ATGGACGAGCTGACCGTAGGACTGGCCGGGTACGTGCGGGCCGTCGCCGAGCAGGTCGGCGTGCCGCCGGAGGGCACGGAGTACGAGGTCAGCGACACCGCGACCGCGTACCTGGCGCTCGCCGAGGGGCGCGGCCGCGACCTCATGCTGCTGTGGAGCGAGAAGCACGGCTGGTCGGTCGCGGTGGAGACCGCGCCCGCCGAGTCGCCCGTCGTGCTGGCCCACCTCGACGGGCCGCTGGTGCCGCCGCCGCGGGCGGTGGCGCGGTTCGTGGCGGACGTGCTGGCGGGCAAGCGCGACGACGCGCGCCCCACCGTCGACCGCGACCGGCAGGCGTTGACGGCGCGGCTGCGGCCCTACGCGTTCGACCCGTTCTGA
- a CDS encoding YebC/PmpR family DNA-binding transcriptional regulator — protein MSGHSKWATTKHKKAAIDAKRGKLFARLIKNIEVAARTGGSDPDGNPTLYDAILKARKNSVPLDNIERARKRGGGEEAGGADWQTIMYEGYGPNGVAVLVECLTDNRNRAASEVRTAMTRNGGSMADPGSVSYMFARKGVVIVPKGELSEDDVLMAVLDAGAEEVNDLGESYEVVSEAGDLVAVRTALQDAGYDYESAEANFLPSVTVQLEAEGARKIFKLIDALEDCDDVQNVYANFDVSEQVMAEVDA, from the coding sequence ATGAGCGGCCACTCAAAGTGGGCGACCACCAAGCACAAGAAGGCCGCGATCGACGCCAAGCGGGGCAAGCTCTTCGCGCGGCTCATCAAGAACATCGAGGTGGCGGCCCGCACCGGCGGCAGCGACCCGGACGGCAACCCGACGCTGTACGACGCCATCCTGAAGGCCCGCAAGAACTCCGTGCCGCTGGACAACATCGAGCGCGCGCGCAAGCGCGGCGGCGGCGAGGAGGCGGGCGGCGCCGACTGGCAGACCATCATGTACGAGGGCTACGGCCCCAACGGCGTGGCGGTCCTGGTCGAGTGCCTGACCGACAACCGCAACCGCGCGGCGTCCGAGGTCCGCACGGCGATGACCCGCAACGGCGGCAGCATGGCCGACCCCGGCTCGGTGTCCTACATGTTCGCGCGCAAGGGCGTCGTGATCGTGCCCAAGGGCGAGCTGTCCGAGGACGACGTCCTGATGGCCGTCCTGGACGCGGGCGCGGAGGAGGTCAACGACCTCGGTGAGAGCTACGAGGTGGTCAGCGAGGCAGGCGACCTGGTGGCGGTGCGCACCGCCCTCCAGGACGCGGGCTACGACTACGAGAGCGCGGAGGCCAACTTCCTGCCGTCGGTGACGGTCCAGCTCGAAGCGGAGGGGGCGCGGAAGATCTTCAAGCTCATCGACGCCCTGGAGGACTGCGACGACGTGCAGAACGTCTACGCGAACTTCGACGTCTCCGAACAGGTCATGGCAGAAGTGGACGCCTGA